The genomic window TGATTACCAAACAGAAGGATATGACATGTTCAACAATATGGTTGGGTCTATCGAGTATGAAGTAACACGTTTGTTCATGAAATCAGAAATTAGACAAAATGTTCAACGTGAACAAGTTGCTCAAGGTGAAGCGGTAAAACCAACTGCTGAACAAGGTCAAGTATCTAACGATGAGAAGAAACAACCGATTCGTGTTGACGAAAAAATTGGACGCAATGATTTATGTCCATGTGGCAGTGGCAAGAAGTATAAAAATTGCCATGGTAAACCATCATAATAAATCAAGGAGCGACTTAGTTTAACTGAGTCGCTTCAATTGTTTACAAAATAAGGAGATTATTTTATGGAAATAAGCGATATAAAAAATGAATTAAGTAAAATAGAGACAAAAATTACTAATTTTAGGGGGTCTCTTTGACTTAGAATCACTTGAGGAACAAATTGCTGAAGGTGAATATGAGATGGCGACCCCTGGTTTTTGGGATGATAACGAATCAGCTCAAGTTGTTATAGATAAAGTCAATCAGTTAAAATCACAATATGATACTTTTAAAAATACAGAAGAAGCCTATGAAGAATTAGAACTTTTACTTGAAATGGTAGAAGATGAAAATGATAGTGAGATGCAAAAAGAATTAGAAGAAAAATTAATTCAAACGATTCAAATTGTTGAAGACTACGAGTTATCTCAATTATTAAATGGTGAGTACGATCAAAATAATGCTGTATTAGAGCTGCATCCAGGAGCAGGTGGCACTGAATCACAAGACTGGGGTAGTATGCTTCTTAGAATGTATACTAGGTGGGCTGAATCAAAAGGTTTTCAAGTAGAAACACTTGATTATCAAGCTGGTGATGAAGCTGGTATTAAAAGTGTTACGTTACTGATTAAAGGATACAATGCTTATGGCTATTTAAAATCAGAAAAAGGGGTACATCGTTTGGTGCGTATCTCACCATTTGATTCAAACTCGAGACGTCATACGTCATTTTGTTCAGTAGATGTGATGCCAGAATTAGCGAATGACATCAATATTGAAGTGAAACCGGATGATATTAAAGTTGATACATTTAGAGCAAGTGGAGCAGGTGGTCAGCATATAAACAAGACTGATTCAGCCGTTCGTATTACACATATTCCAACTGGATTTGTGGTTTCTAGTCAGGCTCAACGTTCCCAATTAAAAAATAGAGAACAAGCAATGAGCATGTTAAAAGCAAAATTATACCAATTAGAAATAGAAAAACAGGAACAAGAAGCTGCGGCAATAAAGGGCGAGCAACTAGAAATCGGCTGGGGATCGCAAATACGTTCATATGTGTTTCATCCATACTCTATGGTAAAAGATCATCGAACA from Vagococcus martis includes these protein-coding regions:
- the prfB gene encoding peptide chain release factor 2 (programmed frameshift); translated protein: MEISDIKNELSKIETKITNFRGSLDLESLEEQIAEGEYEMATPGFWDDNESAQVVIDKVNQLKSQYDTFKNTEEAYEELELLLEMVEDENDSEMQKELEEKLIQTIQIVEDYELSQLLNGEYDQNNAVLELHPGAGGTESQDWGSMLLRMYTRWAESKGFQVETLDYQAGDEAGIKSVTLLIKGYNAYGYLKSEKGVHRLVRISPFDSNSRRHTSFCSVDVMPELANDINIEVKPDDIKVDTFRASGAGGQHINKTDSAVRITHIPTGFVVSSQAQRSQLKNREQAMSMLKAKLYQLEIEKQEQEAAAIKGEQLEIGWGSQIRSYVFHPYSMVKDHRTNYEVGNTQPIMDGDIDGFIDAYLRWKL